The following is a genomic window from Antechinus flavipes isolate AdamAnt ecotype Samford, QLD, Australia chromosome 3, AdamAnt_v2, whole genome shotgun sequence.
TCCAGAAGCTGTCGGGTCATGAGGTTGGTGAGATCGGGTGTCCAATGCTGGGACGTGCCAGTGATGGTCACCTTGCCGGCCTTGTCGAGCATAATGTTCCAGCGCTCAAACTGTAGTTTCTGCTGCTGTATGAAATCCAGGCGGTACACATACTCTGCCGGTCTCAGCAGCTTCTCCCCATCCTGGCGCTTCTCGTTATTCTTCTTCAGAGTGTCCACGCGTATCCTCATCTGCTTGGTCAAGTCCTCATCAAGGACCAGTGGCATTTCCAGCTGTGGCTTGTCGGCCTCCTCAGCAGCCATGGCCCCTGCTCAGCTCCTCACACAAGACCTGCTACCCTGATCAGTGTCCTGGAGTTACTGGGGTTGCGGAAAGGAGGCATCCAGCCTACACTTCTGCCGattccaccccctccctccctcacctgtTTTCATCCAACCTACTTGTTCCCGCCCCTTTCCCCAGCTCTAGCTCCTCCTTCCAACTTTCCCTACCAGTACAAGTCAGGGACTCCCAGGGCCTGATGCAGAGCCTCCCCAGAGGCCAAAGGAAAGCTTTCTTGGTTCTTATTTGCAGGACAAGCAGGCAGGGTAACCCACAGGGAAGAAGATGCTGATGTCAGTTGCCAGGAAACTGTTCTGACAACCAACATAGAGACAATCAAGATATAAGGCTTGTTTATGTTTAAAACAAGGCAACATAATCTAGCAGAGTCCTGAACTTGCAGtctgaagacctgagttttaatcctATTCATTGCCAAGAAGgcaatctt
Proteins encoded in this region:
- the OMP gene encoding olfactory marker protein, which encodes MAAEEADKPQLEMPLVLDEDLTKQMRIRVDTLKKNNEKRQDGEKLLRPAEYVYRLDFIQQQKLQFERWNIMLDKAGKVTITGTSQHWTPDLTNLMTRQLLDPAAIFWRKEDSDAMDWNEADAQEFGERLSELAKIRKVMYFLITFGEGLEPANLKSSVIFNQL